The nucleotide sequence GGCGCAATTGGATCCATATCGGCAGCAAAGCGGCCGGCCCGCGGGTGGCCAATATCCTCTCGATCGTGGAAACCTGCCGGCGCTTGGGGCTGCCGGTGCGCGACTACCTGGCTTCGGTGTTGCCGGGGCTAGCCGACTTCCCGGTCCAGCGCGTGGCCGAACTCACGCCCCGGGCTTGGGCAGCTCGCAAGTAACTGCCCCCTCGGGGCGCCTGTCAACGGTGGGGTTGGTCACACGCGCCCGCTTGAAGCCGGTGTCCGCACTGTAAGAAGTGCGGCTCCATTGAAGCGAGTCGGTCACCGGCTCGTTGAGGGGCGATGCGGGCTGGTTTCCGCACTGTAAGAAGTGCGGCTCCATTGAAGCCGTTATTTGCGCTGGCCGCGACAGCCTTTTTGCGCTCCGTTTCCGCACTGTAAGAAGTGCGGCTCCATTGAAGCGGGGAGCGAGACGCCGGGGGTGTCGTCCCCGCTCAAGGTTTCCGCACTGTAAGAAGTGCGGCTCCATTGAAGCACGAAAACGCACGCCGAGGCACCTTCTTCCACAGCAGTTTCCGCACTGTAAGAAGTGCGGCTCCATTGAAGCCAGGTAGGTTCCTTCTTCCTTTTTCTTCCGGACCCGGTTTCCGCACTGTAAGAAGTGCGGCTCCATTGAAGCCAACTGTCGTCGCCCCGGGCGAATTGCAGCGTCGGGTTGTTTCCGCACTGTAAGAAGTGCGGCTCCATTGAAGCCGTATAAGTAAAGATCCGGCGGCGTCACGAGTTCCGGGCCGTGTCATGCTCCGGGCTGCCCTGGGCCGGTGAGCGAGAGACAGCAAAGCGCCAGCGAGGTTCGGCCTGATCCAGGCGTTCGGGGCGCCGTGCTCGGGCACCGTCAG is from Verrucomicrobiota bacterium and encodes:
- a CDS encoding transposase domain-containing protein produces the protein RNWIHIGSKAAGPRVANILSIVETCRRLGLPVRDYLASVLPGLADFPVQRVAELTPRAWAARK